One genomic region from Phocoena sinus isolate mPhoSin1 chromosome 3, mPhoSin1.pri, whole genome shotgun sequence encodes:
- the LOC116751288 gene encoding transcription initiation factor TFIID subunit 7, with amino-acid sequence MSKSKDDAPHELESQFILRLPLEYASTVRRAVQSGHVNLKDRLTIELHPDGRHGIVRVDRVPLASKLVDLPCVMESLKTIDKKTFYKTADISQMLVATVDGDLYPPVEEPVATADPKASKKKDKDKEKKFVWNHGITLPLKNVRKRRFRKTAKKKYIESPDVEKEVKRLLSTDAEAVSTRWEIIAEDETKEAENQGLDISSPGMSGHRQGHDSLEHDELREIFNDLSSSSEDEDETQHQDEEDINIIDTEEDLERQLQDKLNESAEHHQENEGTNQLVMGIQKQIDNMKGKLQETQDRAKRQEDLILKVENLALKNRFQAVLDELKQKEDREKEQLSSLQEELESLLEK; translated from the coding sequence atgagtaAGAGCAAAGATGATGCTCCTCACGAACTAGAGAGCCAGTTTATCTTACGCCTACCTCTGGAGTATGCCTCTACCGTGAGGCGGGCGGTACAGTCTGGTCATGTCAACCTGAAGGACAGACTGACAATTGAGTTACACCCTGATGGGCGTCATGGAATTGTCAGAGTGGACCGGGTCCCATTGGCGTCAAAATTGGTAGATCTGCCGTGTGTTATggaaagtttgaaaaccattgatAAAAAAACCTTTTACAAGACAGCTGATATCTCTCAGATGCTTGTCGCTACAGTTGATGGTGATCTCTATCCTCCCGTTGAGGAACCAGTTGCCACTGCTGATCccaaagcaagcaagaaaaaggataaggacaaagagaaaaagttTGTATGGAACCATGGAATTACTCTGCCTCtaaaaaatgtcagaaagagaaggttCCGTAAGACAGCAAAGAAGAAGTATATTGAGTCTCCAGAtgtggaaaaagaagtaaagcggTTGCTGAGCACAGATGCTGAAGCTGTCAGTACTCGTTGGGAAATAATTGCTGAAGATGaaacaaaagaagcagaaaatcaaGGCCTTGATATCTCTTCCCCAGGAATGTCTGGCCACAGGCAGGGCCATGACTCATTAGAACATGATGAGCTTCGGGAGATATTCAATGACCTTAGCAGCAGCAGTGAAGATGAAGATGAGACACAGCATCAAGACGAAGAAGACATAAACATCATTGACACTGAGGAAGATCTGGAAAGGCAGCTACAGGACAAGCTAAATGAGTCAGCTGAACACCACCAAGAAAACGAGGGAACTAATCAGCTGGTTATGGGAATTCAGAAACAGATCGATAACATGAAAGGCAAGCTCCAAGAGACCCAGGACAGGGCAAAGCGACAGGAGGATCTCATCCTGAAAGTGGAAAACCTGGCTCTCAAGAACAGATTTCAGGCTGTGCTGGATGAACTGAAACAAAAGGAAGACCGAGAAAAGGAGCAGCTCAGCTCTTTGCAAGAAGAGCTAGAATCACTCCTAGAGAAGTGA